A genomic stretch from Empedobacter stercoris includes:
- a CDS encoding HAL/PAL/TAL family ammonia-lyase: MTKLTIDTIENILFANKKLVLDKSTLKRVENSFNFLKEFSTNKIIYGVNTGFGPMAQYRIEEEDTIQLQYNLIRSHCTGIGEPLTLDQTKAAIIARLNTLSLGFSGIHPSVLLLMQELVNRDILPVIYQHGSVGASGDLVQLAHLALALIGEGEVFYKGEIKSTKEVFEIENLQPIEVHIREGLSIMNGTSVMTGIGMVNLIKVDQLINLSITLSSMMNEIVQSFDDHYSKPLNEAKQHIGQRVVANKMTDFLNDSQLVKKRENELYQERKEKIFQEKVQEYYSLRCVPQILGPIYDTWNAAKEVIENEINSASDNPIIDVENQTVHHGGNFHGDYVSLELDKLKLAVTRLSMLSERQLNYLVNPKINDILPPFVNLGTLGFNFGLQAAQFTATSTTAENQTLSTSMYVHSIPNNNDNQDIVSMGTNAATICAKVIDNTFEVLTVQSLAVTQAIECLQIQDKLSSKGKAFYDSIRKIVPAFKEDEVIYPYLKEVKNYLLNNKVK, translated from the coding sequence ATGACAAAATTAACAATTGACACTATAGAAAACATACTTTTTGCAAATAAAAAATTAGTGCTGGATAAATCAACACTTAAGCGAGTGGAGAATAGTTTTAATTTTCTGAAAGAGTTTTCAACAAATAAAATAATTTATGGCGTAAATACAGGTTTTGGTCCAATGGCTCAATATCGTATTGAGGAAGAAGATACAATTCAACTTCAATATAATTTAATCAGAAGCCACTGTACAGGAATAGGAGAACCATTGACGTTAGATCAAACAAAAGCAGCAATTATTGCGCGTTTAAATACGTTGTCTCTTGGTTTTTCAGGAATTCATCCATCGGTCTTGTTGTTGATGCAAGAGTTGGTGAATCGTGATATTTTACCGGTTATTTATCAACATGGTAGCGTAGGAGCCAGTGGAGATTTAGTTCAGTTAGCACATTTAGCATTAGCTTTAATCGGTGAAGGGGAAGTATTTTATAAAGGAGAAATCAAATCAACGAAAGAAGTTTTTGAGATTGAAAATCTTCAGCCAATAGAAGTTCATATTCGCGAAGGTTTGTCTATTATGAATGGGACTTCGGTTATGACAGGTATCGGAATGGTAAATTTGATTAAAGTAGATCAATTGATTAATCTTTCGATTACGTTGAGTTCGATGATGAATGAGATTGTTCAATCTTTTGATGACCATTATTCAAAACCATTAAATGAAGCTAAACAACATATAGGACAGCGAGTTGTTGCGAATAAAATGACCGACTTTTTGAATGATAGTCAATTGGTTAAAAAACGAGAAAATGAATTGTACCAAGAACGTAAAGAGAAAATTTTCCAAGAAAAAGTACAAGAATATTATTCGTTACGTTGTGTTCCGCAAATTTTAGGTCCAATTTACGATACATGGAATGCTGCAAAAGAAGTAATAGAAAACGAGATTAATTCGGCAAGTGACAATCCAATTATTGATGTAGAAAATCAAACGGTTCATCACGGAGGTAATTTTCATGGCGATTATGTTTCGTTAGAGTTAGATAAATTGAAATTAGCTGTCACGCGTTTATCGATGCTTAGTGAGCGTCAATTAAATTATTTAGTGAATCCAAAAATTAATGATATTCTACCACCTTTTGTGAATTTAGGAACACTTGGTTTTAACTTTGGTTTACAAGCAGCGCAGTTTACAGCTACGTCTACAACGGCAGAAAATCAAACACTTTCTACGTCGATGTATGTGCATAGTATTCCAAATAATAACGATAATCAAGATATTGTGAGCATGGGAACGAATGCCGCTACAATTTGTGCAAAAGTGATTGATAATACGTTTGAGGTATTGACAGTTCAAAGTTTAGCTGTAACACAAGCGATAGAATGTCTACAAATACAAGATAAATTGTCATCAAAAGGGAAAGCATTTTATGATTCAATTCGTAAAATTGTTCCTGCATTTAAGGAAGATGAGGTGATTTATCCTTATCTTAAGGAAGTTAAAAATTATTTACTAAATAATAAAGTAAAATAA